In the Chromobacterium sp. ATCC 53434 genome, TGCCCTGGAACAGCAGCTGGCTGCCGGCGTCGATCTCGCAGCCCTGCTGCGGCAGCAGCTGCATGATGGCCATCGACGTCACCGACTTGCCCGAACCCGATTCGCCGACCAGCGCCACCGTGCGGTTGGCTGGAATGTCGAAGCTGACGCCCTTCAGCGCCTCGAAGCGGCCGCCGTCCTCCTGGCGGAAACGCACCCGGAGCTCGCGGACCGACAGCAAGGCTTGATTATCGTTCTTCATCTTGTCTCTCCCCGTTCCGGCCTATTTGCCGACCGCGCGCGGATCGAGCGCGTCGCGCAGCGCGTCGACCAACAGGCTGAACGCCGTCACCAGCACCGACATGGCGACGGTCACCGCCAGCATCTGCCACCAATAGCCCTGGATCAGCTCGGTCGGCGCCTCCTCCAGCATCGATCCCCAGCTGACCTGGCGCACGTCGACGCCGAAGCCGAGGAAGGACAGGATGGCCTCGTACTTGATCAGCGCCACCGTCAGCAGCGAAAACTGCACCAAGAGCAGGTGGGAAATATTGGGCAGAATGTGGACGAACATCTTGCGCATGTCGCCGGCGCCTATCGCATTGGCCGCCTGCACGTACTCCCGGCCTTTCAGCTTCAGGTACTCGGCGCGCACCAGCCGGTAGGTGCCGGTCCAGCTGGTCAGCGCCATCACCGCGATGATGGTGCCGATGCCGCGGCCGGAAACGGCGGCGAAGGACAGCAGCAGCAGCATGTCGGGCACCGAGGTGAACACGCTGTAGAACCAGTTGAGGAAGTCGTCGACCCTGCCGCCGAAATAGCCGGACATCGCGCCGAGCGCGCAGCCTATCAGCAAGGAGCACACCGCGCCGAACACACCGACGAAGATCGAGGTGGACGTGCCCTTCAGCGTTTTCTGGATCACGTCGCGGCCCTGCAGGTCGCCGCCGAACGGCAGCGTCTCCAGCCGGCTCCGGGCCTTGCCGGCGTAGTCGCCGGCATGTGGTTTGGCGGCGGCCAGCTCCCGCCCTATCGGGTCTTCCGCCGGACTCATCGCGACCACCGGCGCGGCGACCACCGGCCGGGCCGAGACCGACTCGGGTGGCAACACGTCGTCGGCGGACGGCTGCACCCAGCTGGGCGGCGCGTACGGCACGCCGACCTCGTCGGTCCAGCCGGCGCCGATCAGATTGCACCAGCCGCCGACAGCGACCAGCAAGTAGGCCAGCACAATCCACAAGGAAAGAAAGCCCACCTTGTTGCGCTTCAGGCGCTGCCATCCGAGCGCCCACAGGCTGCGGGACGGCATGGCCGGCGCGCCGCCGGCGGTATTCTGCAATGTCGTCATTATCGTTCTCCCCCGCTCACTTCAGTTGCACGCGCGGATCGATCCACTTGTAGACCAGATCGCCGAGCAGATTGAACGCCATGGTGGCGATGGCGATGTAGATGGTGATCGCCTTGATCACCGGAAAATCGCTCTTGTTGACCGCCTGGATCACCTCGTTGCCCATGCCGGGAATGCCGAAGAAGTTCTCCAGCACCAGCGCGCCTATCAACAGATAGGGCAGCGACATCATCACGCTGGTGACCACCGGGATCAGCGCGTTGCGCAGCACATGCTTCAGCATGATGCCGCGCTCGGACAAGCCTTTGGCGCGCGCGGTGCGGACATAGTCCTGGCCCAGCTCCTCGACGAAGAAGCTGCGGTAGAAGCGGATATCCGGCCCCAGCGACACCATCAGCCCCATCAGCAGCGGCAGCGGCACATAGAGGAAGAGATTGGTCCAGAACGAATCGCCCCAGCCGCGCACCGGGAACCAGCCGAGCTTGAACGCCAGAAAATACTGGCCGGCGATGATGTAGATCAGCGCGCTGATCGACATCGCCACCGTGCAGACGATGGTGATCAGATGGTCGGTCAGGCCGCCGCGGAAATAGGCGACCAGCGCGGCCAGCGGGATCGCGATCAGCAGATCGACGACCAGCATCGAGCCGGCCAGCGTCAGCGACGGGCCCACGCGGCTGCCTATGATGTCGGCCACCGGCTGCTGGGTGGACCAGGAGGTGCCGAAGTTCAGCGTCAGCACCTGGTGGACGAACAGCCAGAACTGCTCCGGCAGGCTCTTGTCCAGGCCGAGCTGGCTGCGTATCTGCGCCAGCACTTCCGGCGTCAGGTGCTTGCCGGCCAGCACCAGCGACGGATCGCCGCCGACGACGCTGAACAGGGTGAAAACCAGCAGCATGACGCCGAGCAGGGTCGGGATCATTTGCAGCAGCCGGCGGATGATGAATGCGGACATGATGTTCTCCTCGCTAGCCGCTTATTTCTGCACGTCCAGGAAGCGCCAGATGGCGTTGAAGTTGGGATGCACCTTGAACCCCCTGACCCAGGGCTGGGCGACGCCGTTGGTATAGCGGACGTCGCCGTAGACCCAGGGCGTGTCGCCGGCCACGATCTTGTTCATCTGGTCGTACAGGCGGTTGCGCTCCGGTCCGTCCGGCAGCACCCGCGCCTGCTCGTACAGGCTGTCGTAGCGGGCCGAGCGGTAGCAGGCGTAATTGCTGCCGCCGGTGTTCGGCCCGTACAGCAGCTGCATGAAGTTTTCGCCGTCGGGATAATCGGCCCCCCAGGCGGCGCCGGCTATGCCGTACTTGCACTCCTGCAAGGCCTTGGCCTGCTCGTTCCATTGCACCACGCGGAAGTCGACGCGCACCTTGATGCGGTCGAAGGCCTTCTGCCAGTACTCGTTCCACTGCTTGTCGATGGCGGTCGGCCCGGTGACGAAGTCCACCGTGAACGGCTTGCCGTCCGGCTGGTCGCGATAGCCGTCGGCGCCGACCTTGTAGCCGACCTGATCCAGCAAGGCGTTGGCCAGCGGCGGATTGAACGGATAGGCGGCGCGGAAATCGGGATTGTGGCCGGCGACGTTGGGCGGGATGATGTATTGCACCGGCACCGCCTGGTTGCGGCGGATATTGCGTATCGTCTCGCCGTTGTCGAAAGCCATCGCGATGGCGCGGCGCAGCGCGATCCTGTCCTTGCCGAAACCACCGACCACCGGATCCTTCATATTGAAGGTGTAGAAGGTGATGCCCTCCTCCAGGCTGCGGTTGAGCTGGATGCCGCGCTCGCGGTATTCCGCCTTCAATTCGGCCCGGGCCGGATTGCTCGCATCCAGCCGCAACACCTGGCGGATCAGCGGCTGCGGAATGCTGGGATTGCCGCTCAGGACATCCAGCTCCCCGCTCTTGAACGCCAGCCAGGTCGGCTGCTCCTCCTGGATCACCGAGATCTCGATCCGGTCTATCTGCGGATAGCGCTTGCCGTTCATCTGCGCGGCTATCCGCCGGTCCAGCGGGCTGGCGCCGGCATCGTAATGGAAGGCCTCGCGGCGGAAGTTGGGATTGCGCACCAGCGAGATGCTGTTGCCGGGCTTCCAGTCCTTCAACATATAGGGGCCGGTGCCGACCGGATGGGCGTTGGTATTGTCGCCGTAGGCCTCGACGACCTCGCGGGCCTGCGCCTCCACCCAGCTGCCAGCCAGCAGATAGGGCAGCGACGGGAACGGCTGCTTGAACTTCAGCTGTAATGTGTAGCGGTCCGGCGTCTGTATGCCCGCCACCGGCGCATCGTAATCGAGCTTGCCCTTGGCGGCCTTCTTGACCAGCGCGTCCAGTCCCACCAGCTTGTTGGTGAAGGTGTCGCTGAGCGGCGACGCGATCGACGGATCGGACAGGCGCTTGATCGTGTAGGCGTAGTCGGCGGCGGTCAACTCGCGCCGCTTGCCCTTGAAGGCCGGATCGGGCGCGAAGTAGATGCCTTTCCTGAGATGGAAGGTGTAGCTCAGGCCATCGGCGCTGACCGTCGGCATCGCCGTGGTGACGTTGGGAATCACCTTCACCGGCCTGGCCAGATAATCGAAGGTCAGCAGCGGATCGTAGATGTGCTCGATCACCGCCGCCGAATAGACGTCCGCCACCTTGGCCGGATCGAAACCGGTTTCCTGGGCGTTGAACACCGCGTGCAGGATCTTCTCCGCCGACGCGTGCAGCGGCAGCATCCCCCCCCAGACCATCAGTGCCGCCGCAATCGGCTTTCTCAGGCACATAGTCGTTTCTCCTCCATTTTATTATTCGCGCGGTCGCGCCCGCGGCCTGCCGGTCTGTCGCCGTCATCGCCCGCCGTCGCGCCGCCTGTTGCACAAGCTTGTTAACAGAAACCCGTCACTGCCCAAACCTTAACGATTGACACGGTCGCGGGCTGACAGCATCGTAAAATTAATAACGGCGATTATGAACCTGCCATGCGCGGCGGCCTCGTCCGGCGCCGCGCCGACAATCAAGGAGAGCGACATGAAACCCCTGTTCACCGCCGCCGCGCTGCTGGCGGCCGGCCTGCTGGCCGGCTGCGCCACCCAGCTCGGCTATGCGCAGAAAGTCAACGGCTGGCAAGGCCGGGACGCCAACGAACTGCTGGCGACCTGGGGCACGCCCACCGGCCAGATGACCATGCCCAACGGCAATCTGCTGTACACCTATCGCAGCGCCTATAGCCAGGACATGCCTATCCAGGCCAACGGCTTCTACCATCCATGGATCAACGGCGGCGGCTCGGTCTATTACAGCTGCACCACCAACTTCGTCGTCGACCCGAAGAGCCACCTAGTTCAGTCGGTCAGCTTCGACGGCAACGACTGCGTCGCGCCGCCGCGTAAATAAACCAGGCCCGCGGGACCGGAGCCGGCGCTCGCCGGCTATTTGCCGCCCGCCTCGTTCAGCTTCAACGCGCGGCGGCCGCCCAGCAGACGACGGATGCGGGTGCGCAGGCTGTCCAGATAGGTGTACACCACCGGCACCACCAGCAGCGTCAGCAAGGTGGACGTCAGCAAGCCGCCTATGATGGCCTGCGCCATCGGCCGGTTGCTCTCCGAACCATCGCCGGTGCCCAGCGCCAGCGGCAGCATGCCGAAGATCATCGCCAGGCTGGTCATCATGATCGGACGCAGACGGACCCGGCCCGCCTCGGCGATCGCGTCCTCGCGCGCCATGCCGTCGGCGCGCGCCCGATTGACGAAGTCCACCAGCAAAATGCCGTTCTTCGCCACCAGGCCCATCAGCATGATGATGCCGATGATGGAGAACATGTTCAGCGTCGAGCCCCACAGGAACAATGCGACGAACACGCCGCCGAAGGCCAGGGGCAGCGACACCATGATGGTCACCGGCATCGTGAAGCTGCGGAACTGCGCCGCCAGGATCAGGTAGATGAAGATCACGCCGAGACCCAGCGCGCGCAGCGCGTTGCTCACCGTCTCCTCCATGTCCTTCTGCTGGCCGCGGTGCATCCGTTGCACACCCTGCGGCAGCGGCGTGCCGTCCAGCAGCTTGTCGATGTCGGCCATCGCAGAACCGACGTCGCGGCCCTCGACGTTGGCCATGATGCTGATCTCGCGCATCATGTTGGTGCGCTTGATCTGGCGCGGGCTGACGCCCTGGCGGGTCTCGATCAGCGTCGACAGCGGCACCATCTGCGAGGCGCCGTTGTCGTCGCGGTTGCCGGCCACCTTCAGCTGGTCCAGCAGCTCCTGGCGGCGCGCGTCCTTCGGCACCCGGATGCGCACATCGTAGTTCTCGCCGTCCGGCGCCTCCCAGGTGGTCACCACATTGCCGGCCAGCAGCATCGACAGCAGATTGCCGACGCGATTGAGATCGACGCCCAGGCTCAGCGCCGCGTCGCGCTTCAGCGTCAGGCTCAGCGACGGGTCGCCCTCGGTCAGATTGGATTCGATGTCCTTGATGCCCTTCACCTTGGCTATCCTGGCCATGATGTCGCGCGACACCGCGTCCAGCTCGACCAGATTGGAGCCGCGCAGGCCGATGAAGATGGGCTTGCCCTGCTGCTCGTCGTTGGCCACCGCCTTGATCAGCACGCCGGCCACCGGCTGCACCCGCTTGCGGGCGTCGGCGATCACCTGATCCAGGCTGCGCTGGCGCGAACGCTTGTCGCCGATGTCCACCGTCAGCGAGCCGTCGTTCTTGCCGGCGCCGAAATTGCCGGCGCCGACGTCCAGCGACACCGTCCGTATCTCCTGGATGCCGGACAGCGCGTCGGCCAGCTCCTTGCCCTTCTGCGCCGTGTATTCCAGCGACGAGCCGGGCGCGGTCTGGTAGACCACATTGATCTTGCCGCTGTCGCGCACCGGCAAGAACTCGCCGCCTATCATCGGCACCAGCGCGAAGCTGGCGGCGGTCAGGCCCAGCGACAGCGCCAGCACGGTCTTGCGATGGCCCAGCACCCAGCGTATCGCCGAGGCATAACGCTCGGACAAACGGTCCAGCGAGGTCTCGAACCAGTCCAGCATCCTGCCCAGCGGGCCGCGGTGGTGATCGCCGTGATGGTGCGGGTCGTGCCAGATCGACGACAGCATCGGGTCCAGCGAGAAGCTGACGAACATCGAGATCAGCACCGCCACCGCGACGGTCAGGCCGAACTGGTGGAAGAAGCGGCCGATGATGCCGCCCATGAAACCCACCGGCAGGAAGACCGCCACCACCGTCAGCGTGGTCGCCAGCACCGCCAGGCCGATCTCGTTGGTGCCGTCCAGCGCCGCCTGGTAATGGCTCTTGCCAAGCGCCGCGTGGCGGACGATGTTCTCGCGCACCACGATGGCGTCGTCTATCAGCAGGCCGATGGACAGCGACAAGGCCAGCAGCGTCAGCACGTTCAGCGTGAAGCCCAACAGCTGCATCGCGAACAATGTGCCGACCAGCGCCACCGGCAGCGTCAGCCCGGTGATCACCGTGCTGCGCCAGCTGCCCAGGAACAGGAAGACGATCAATATCGTCAGGCCGGCGCCCTCCATCAGCATCGACTCGACGCTGTCCAGCGCCTTCTTGATGTCTTCGGCGGAGTCGTAGGTGTAGCGCAGCACCGTGCCGGCCGGCATCTGCGGCTTCAATTCGGCTACCAGCTTCTTGACGCCGGCGGCCACCGCCACCTCGTTGGCGCCGCGCGCCGCCTTGACGTCCACACCGAGGCCGGGCTGGCCGTTGACCAGCGAGATGCTGTCCTGCTCGGCCACGGTGTCGGCCACCACGGCGATATCGTCCAACCGGATCGGCGTGCCGTTGCGGAAGCCGACGGCCAGCGCGGCGAAATCGTCGGCCGACTTCAGCTTGCCGGACACCCGTATCGCCCACTCCTTGCGGGAGGTGGACACGTCGCCGGCCGGGAAGTCCTGGTTGGCGGCCTTGATCGCGTCGGCCACATCGGTCAGCGCCAGGCCGGAGGCCTCCAGCCGCACCGGGTCGATGTCGATGCGGATCTCGCGCCGCACCGCGCCGATCAGGCTGACGTCGCCGACGCCCTCCACCATCTGCAGCCGCTTCTTCAGCACGTTCTCCACCCAGCTGCTCAATTCGCGCGGACGGGTCTGGCTGGAGGTCAGCGACAGCGACAGCATGGGCTTGTCGTTCGGGTCCACCTGGGACACCGACGGCGTGCCGATCTCGCGGCGGAACTGGCCTTGCACCGACGCCACCTTGTCGCGCACGTTCTGCACCGCGACGATGGGGTCGACCGACAGCTCGAATTCGGCCACGACGAAAGAATTGCCTTCGGAAGAATAAGAACGGATTTCCTTGATGCCGCTGACGGTGTTCAGCGCCTCCTCCAGCGGCTTGCTGACCTCGCTCTCCACCACCTCGGGCGAGGCGCCGGAATACGGCGTCGACACCACCGCCATCGGCAGGCGGACATCGGGCATCTCTTCCACGGCCAGCTTCTGCCAGGAGAATAGCCCCAGCACCATCAGCGTCATCATCAATACAGCGGCGAAATACGGATTGCGCACGCTAACACGGGTCAGCCACATCGCGCTCTCCTCAGACCCGGCCAGCCGGCAGGCTGACCGCGTCGCCGACCTTGCTGCCCAGCAATTCGCCGATCACCACGCTCTCGCCCGGCGCAACGCCGGCGATCGCCGCCTGGCGCTCGCTCTCGGCGCGCAGCGCCACCGTCACCGGCCGCTTGGCCAGACGCCCCTTCTCCGCCACCATCACCCACGGCTTGCCGTCGATGTCGCGCACGGCGGACAGCGGCACCACCACCTTGTCCTTGACCTCGCTCAGCACCACGCCGCCCTTGGCGAACTGGCCCACCTTCAAGTGACGGTCCGGATTGACCACCCGCACGAACAGCGTGAAGCTGCGGGTGCCGGGAATCGCCACCGGATTGATGCGCACCACCTTGCCGCCCTCCTGCGCGTCGCGACCGTCCACGCTGAAGCCGGCGGCCATGCCGACCCTGACCGCGCCTATCAATCGCGACGGCACGGTGGCGGCGATCTCCAGCACCGACAGGTCGGCCACCGAGAACAGCTTCATATTGCGGCTGGCCACCTCGCCCGGATTGATCTTGCGCTCGTACACCACGCCGTCGATCGGCGATTTGACCTGGGCGTCGGCCAACGAGCGCTTGGCGCGCGCCAGTTGCGCCGCCTGGGCGCGCAACTCGCCCTCCCTCACCCGGTAATCGCTTTCCAGCTCGTCGTAGGCCACCTGCGAGATAAAACCCTTGCCCAGCAGCTCGCGCTGCTTGTCCAGTTTGACCTTGGCCAGCTTCAGCCTGGCCTTGGAATTGTCCAGCTGGGCGTTCTGCTCCGCCACCGATTGACCCAGGGCCTCGGCGTCCAGCACCGCCAGTATCTGGCCGCGCCGCACCGCCTCGCCTTCGCGCACCCGCACCTCGCGGACGTTCGCGTCGACCTCGGACGCCACCGCGCTGCTGGACAAGGCGTTCAAGGAGCCGGTGAACGGAATGGTGGCCGCCAGCGGACGCACCTCCGCCCGCATCACATCGGCGTTGGACAGGCGGCGCGCCACCGGCGCGGAGGCCGCCTTGCCCTCCTTGCCGGAGGCGTCGCTGTGGTTACAGGCGGCAAGCGGCAGCAGGCAGAGGGCTAGCAGGCAAAGACGTGTGTTCATCATCTGTGTTTTCTGACATGGATATCGCGTCCACATCCGGTTTATTTGGCATCGGTTGGTCGACAAGCCGGAAGCATATCATCATATCCGGGACGAAACAGGCGGCCCAACCGCGACCGCCCGCCCGATCATGCCACAGGCATTGTTACATGTGAACGTCATTGGGCGAACAGTTCCGATCCGACGATGACCAGCTTGGCCGCCTGTCAGGCGCCGCGACTCCGCCAGCGCCATCGCCACCAACCCGTATCGAGTCCATGTTCCGCTTGATATGCCGCTCCGGCCGCAGCTCCGCCCTCCCCGTCGACGGCGGCTCAGACCGGCGACGGACCGAGCGCCAGGCGGAGGAGCTGGGTCTTGATGATTGCAGGTCCAGCCCGATGGCGGCCCGCCTGTCGGCCGCGCCGCCCTTCCGAGCCGGAGAAGATCATGGACAAGCTCGTCAGGAGCTTGAGTCGAGCCGGAAACCGAACTCCTGTTTCAGCTGGGAACTGGCCTGGCAGGTATAGCCTTGCAATGCGGTCGCGATCGCCGACTTGAACGCGCTGCGGTAGCGCGGCGGAATGTCGCCGCTGAAGCTGTAGCTGGCGTTGCCGCCGAACTTGCCGTCCGCGCCGACGCTGAACACCACGTTCACCACGCCCTGTACATCGTCCTCCTGCGCCTTGCTCGGATATTCCGGCGCCTCCAGATGGCTGCAGTTGGCCTTGGCCGAAACCGGGCCTTTGGGCGCTTCCACCACCGGCGCCGGTGCCGGCGTCGGCGCAGGCTGCGGCGTCGGATCGGATGTCACCGACTGGATCGCGTTCGCCGATTGCGTGACCGGCGGCGGGTTCACCACCGGCGGCACGTAGGCCTGCGGCTTGGGCGTCGCCGGCTGCTGCACCACCTTCTCGATTTTCGGCGGCGGCGGCGGCGGCGGCGGTTCGCTGATCACCGCGACTTCCACTTTCTGCTCGATCACTTTCACCACGCCCTGCGCCAATCCCGTCACCAGCCCGTAGATCAGCAAGGCGTGGAACACGATGACGCCGACAAGACCGGCCGAGCGTCGGCTGAATTTTCCGTTGCCAGGTTTGAGTGAAGCACTTCTCATCGCAAAGGCCTTCCCTACATGCATGCGCTTGCGGAGCGGGACCGGCATCTCGCCAGCCCCCGACAACACAAGTGAACTCCTGTAACGGATTGACCGCAATCCGTAGTTGCCCGGGCGCCGGCCGGCGCCCGGAGCAACACGCTTACATCTTGTAGTTGAACTTCATGAAGTAGGCCCGGCCCACTTGGTCGGCGAAGCGCGCGTCGTAGTTGCCTTGGAACAGGTACTGCTGGTTGCTCCACGGCGGCAACTGGTCGAACAGGTTGCGCACGCCGGCGGTCAGGGTCAGCTGCTTGGTCACATCGACGCTGCCGGACATATTCCAGGTGGAGTACGGCTTGACCATGTGGTTGGTCGAGGCGAACACGCCGGAGTTCTGGTCGGTATAACCGGACTTGTAGTTCTGGGACAGCAGCGCGCTCCACGGACCGCGGTTCCAGTTCAGGGTCAGATTATGTTGCCAGCGGAAGGTCGGCTCGTTCTGCGTCGCGACATACTGGCCGAGGTTGCTGTAATAAGCGCCGTTCTCCTCGATCTGGTATTCGTACTTGGCGAGATAGGTGCCGGCCAGTTCGACGGAGAAGTTGCCGACCGAAGTCTTAGGCAGCGCCCAGCGGAAGTTCAGGTCCACGCCGGAAGCGCTGGTATTGCCCATGTTCTGGGTCGTCGCGATGCCGGTCAGGTTGCCGCCATTGCTCGCGTCGTAGAACAGCAGGCTGTTGTGGTTGCCGTCGAACAGGGTCGCCTCGGACATCGTGCTGATCTGATGCTGGATCGTGACCCACCACAGATCGGCGCTGGCGGTGATGCTCTTGATCGGCTCGATCACGATGCCGGCGGACAGCGACGAGGACTTCTCCGGCTGCAGCTTGGTATTGCCGCCGACCTTCAGGTAGCGCTGCAGGCTCGGGCAGCTGGCCGACAGGCTCGGGCAGCTGATCGGATCCGCGTAGAAGTTGCCGGTCAGCTGGCTCTGGTTCGGCTGGTACATGTCATACAGCGACGGCGCGCGGAAACCGGTGCTGGCCGACGTGCGCAACAGCACTTGCGGCGACAGCTCGTAACGCAGCGAAACGCCCGGGCTGACCGAGTTGCCCACATCGTTGTAATGGTCATAACGAACGGCGACCTTGCCGTCCAGGTGTTTGATGATGGGCACATCGGCCTCGGCGAACAGCGCCGACGCGGTCCGGCTTCCCTTGGTGTTCAGCGACTGGTTCATGCCAGGGCCGATGGCATCCGTGGAAATCGGATAGTTGAAATTGTGCTCCAGCGTGTCATGGCGGGTTTCCGCGCCGAATGCGACGGCGAGCGGGCCGGCCGGCAGCTGCAGCACTTCCTTGCTCAGGCTGAAATCGGCGCTGGCAACGGTGTATTTGCCATCATCCAGATGGCCCTTGATGCCGATCTGGTTCCAGACATTCGGGTCGGTGGCCAGACCGGACACCAGGCTGATCTGGTTGTTTATGTAGGCATTGGCCACTTCCTTGTCGCCGGTGAAGCCGCTGACCAGCTCTTCGGACGCGTAGCTCTGGGCATAGCCCATGCCGGTCTTGTAGTCCCAGCCGCCCAGTTGGCCTTCCAGATTGAGCTGGAGCTTCTGCTGAACGTTGATGGCTTCGGTCACGCGGTTGCCCAGCGGCATGGTGCGCAGAAACGGCGAAATCGACGCGCTGCCGTCGGCGGTGACGATGCCCTGGGTGCCGCTCGGCAGGAAGACTTCGAGGCCGGTCGGCGCCGGCGCCGAGATCGTGGTGTTCTTGTTGCGGGTGATGTTGTAGGTCACCGACAACTCATGATTGTCGCCGATGCGGACCGTGCCCTTGGCCAGCGCGGACCACTGTTCGGTTTCCGGCTGGATGCCCACCATGGTGCCCGGGTACATCTTGCAGACGCCGCCCTTGGCCGCGGCGGCGCCGCAGTTCGGATAGCCGCTGGGGCCGATCAGGCTGTTGCCGCCGTCGATGGTGTAGTTGGCCGGGTAGCTGTTGGCGCTGGCCTTCATCGCCGGCGTCAGCGCCGAGGCGAAGTCGCGCTGGCTGGCCATGATGGCATCGGTCTTGTGGTAGGAGGCGGTGGCGAAGACGTTGAAGCCGTCTTTCGCCAGATTGCCATAGCCATAAGAGCCGTTCACGTTCTTTTCATTGCCGCCGGAGCGTTCCGGCTTCATGAAGTCGCCGCCTATGGTCAGGCCTTCGGCGGTCTTCTTGGTAATGAAGTTGATCACGCCGCCGATGGCGTCGCTGCCGTAGATGGCGGCGGCGCCGTCCGGCAGCACGTCCACCCGCTCGATGGCGGACAGCGGAATGGCGTTCAAGTCGGCAGCGGTGCCGTCGAACGGGTGATACGGTACGCGGCGACCATCGAGCAGCACCAGGGTGTATTGCTGGCCCAGACCGCGCAAGTTGGCGAAAGCGGCGCCACCGGTGGACTGGCCAACGCTGGAGTTCGCGCCGATATTGGATTGGTTGGAGGCCAGGGCGTTGACCACTTGCTCAACGGTATTCAGCCCTTGCTTCGTCAGATCGCTGACCTTGATCGTGGTGACTTCGGTGGCTTGTTCGCTTTTCAGGCGCTTGATGTGGGAACCAATCACATCGACGCGTTGCAGCGAGGAGCTGTCGGAATCGTCCGCGTAAGCAGCGGCGGTGGTCATGGTTCCCATCAGCGACAGCGCGACCACCAGTGTTTTTCTCTTGTAATTCATGATTTCTCCAAATCCCTTGTAGATTGTGTCGTCCGATCGCCTCGTGGGCGTTGGATCTATTTATTCGTCGTAACCGAGGAAGGCGTTTTGAGTGTGAAAGTTTGTAATGACTAACGTCAACAGCCATTTATTTTCGTGACGTCAACGGAAATCCGGACAGTCGATCACACCCACGTCCGTAACAAACCGTCACACTTTTCAAACACGGAATCCCCTTTAAATTCATTGTTCCGTCTCCAGTCTTGGTCACACTCCGTCACAAAAACAAATAAAAACATATTTTGACAGACGAAGGTCACACCTCGAATTTGTTGCTTTTTTGCATTTTCCTCCTCCTTTATGTTGTGTTTTTCACAAATCCGTCTCGATGCCTCAGCTAAAACCCATTACCTATCAGCATGCCTGTTATGAGTAATCTGTGAAACGCATTCTCATTCAAAAAAGAACAAAAGCTCTATTTCGTCATTTGGTCGAATTCCTAAACTCCCAAATTGGATAATTCTTGTCCAATTTATTAATTAAGCCCCGTAATTATGAATTTGTGTTAAATGCATTTGGCATTTTCCGTCCAGTTAATATATTGCGAAATAGTCGTATGAAATTACGACATGCCTCCGACTGCCGGAGGCGGTTTCAAGGGAGAACCGGGCGGACACAATTCGCAACACAAACCCCGCCC is a window encoding:
- a CDS encoding ABC transporter substrate-binding protein is translated as MCLRKPIAAALMVWGGMLPLHASAEKILHAVFNAQETGFDPAKVADVYSAAVIEHIYDPLLTFDYLARPVKVIPNVTTAMPTVSADGLSYTFHLRKGIYFAPDPAFKGKRRELTAADYAYTIKRLSDPSIASPLSDTFTNKLVGLDALVKKAAKGKLDYDAPVAGIQTPDRYTLQLKFKQPFPSLPYLLAGSWVEAQAREVVEAYGDNTNAHPVGTGPYMLKDWKPGNSISLVRNPNFRREAFHYDAGASPLDRRIAAQMNGKRYPQIDRIEISVIQEEQPTWLAFKSGELDVLSGNPSIPQPLIRQVLRLDASNPARAELKAEYRERGIQLNRSLEEGITFYTFNMKDPVVGGFGKDRIALRRAIAMAFDNGETIRNIRRNQAVPVQYIIPPNVAGHNPDFRAAYPFNPPLANALLDQVGYKVGADGYRDQPDGKPFTVDFVTGPTAIDKQWNEYWQKAFDRIKVRVDFRVVQWNEQAKALQECKYGIAGAAWGADYPDGENFMQLLYGPNTGGSNYACYRSARYDSLYEQARVLPDGPERNRLYDQMNKIVAGDTPWVYGDVRYTNGVAQPWVRGFKVHPNFNAIWRFLDVQK
- a CDS encoding ABC transporter permease, with the translated sequence MTTLQNTAGGAPAMPSRSLWALGWQRLKRNKVGFLSLWIVLAYLLVAVGGWCNLIGAGWTDEVGVPYAPPSWVQPSADDVLPPESVSARPVVAAPVVAMSPAEDPIGRELAAAKPHAGDYAGKARSRLETLPFGGDLQGRDVIQKTLKGTSTSIFVGVFGAVCSLLIGCALGAMSGYFGGRVDDFLNWFYSVFTSVPDMLLLLSFAAVSGRGIGTIIAVMALTSWTGTYRLVRAEYLKLKGREYVQAANAIGAGDMRKMFVHILPNISHLLLVQFSLLTVALIKYEAILSFLGFGVDVRQVSWGSMLEEAPTELIQGYWWQMLAVTVAMSVLVTAFSLLVDALRDALDPRAVGK
- a CDS encoding ABC transporter permease — translated: MSAFIIRRLLQMIPTLLGVMLLVFTLFSVVGGDPSLVLAGKHLTPEVLAQIRSQLGLDKSLPEQFWLFVHQVLTLNFGTSWSTQQPVADIIGSRVGPSLTLAGSMLVVDLLIAIPLAALVAYFRGGLTDHLITIVCTVAMSISALIYIIAGQYFLAFKLGWFPVRGWGDSFWTNLFLYVPLPLLMGLMVSLGPDIRFYRSFFVEELGQDYVRTARAKGLSERGIMLKHVLRNALIPVVTSVMMSLPYLLIGALVLENFFGIPGMGNEVIQAVNKSDFPVIKAITIYIAIATMAFNLLGDLVYKWIDPRVQLK
- a CDS encoding efflux RND transporter permease subunit, whose amino-acid sequence is MWLTRVSVRNPYFAAVLMMTLMVLGLFSWQKLAVEEMPDVRLPMAVVSTPYSGASPEVVESEVSKPLEEALNTVSGIKEIRSYSSEGNSFVVAEFELSVDPIVAVQNVRDKVASVQGQFRREIGTPSVSQVDPNDKPMLSLSLTSSQTRPRELSSWVENVLKKRLQMVEGVGDVSLIGAVRREIRIDIDPVRLEASGLALTDVADAIKAANQDFPAGDVSTSRKEWAIRVSGKLKSADDFAALAVGFRNGTPIRLDDIAVVADTVAEQDSISLVNGQPGLGVDVKAARGANEVAVAAGVKKLVAELKPQMPAGTVLRYTYDSAEDIKKALDSVESMLMEGAGLTILIVFLFLGSWRSTVITGLTLPVALVGTLFAMQLLGFTLNVLTLLALSLSIGLLIDDAIVVRENIVRHAALGKSHYQAALDGTNEIGLAVLATTLTVVAVFLPVGFMGGIIGRFFHQFGLTVAVAVLISMFVSFSLDPMLSSIWHDPHHHGDHHRGPLGRMLDWFETSLDRLSERYASAIRWVLGHRKTVLALSLGLTAASFALVPMIGGEFLPVRDSGKINVVYQTAPGSSLEYTAQKGKELADALSGIQEIRTVSLDVGAGNFGAGKNDGSLTVDIGDKRSRQRSLDQVIADARKRVQPVAGVLIKAVANDEQQGKPIFIGLRGSNLVELDAVSRDIMARIAKVKGIKDIESNLTEGDPSLSLTLKRDAALSLGVDLNRVGNLLSMLLAGNVVTTWEAPDGENYDVRIRVPKDARRQELLDQLKVAGNRDDNGASQMVPLSTLIETRQGVSPRQIKRTNMMREISIMANVEGRDVGSAMADIDKLLDGTPLPQGVQRMHRGQQKDMEETVSNALRALGLGVIFIYLILAAQFRSFTMPVTIMVSLPLAFGGVFVALFLWGSTLNMFSIIGIIMLMGLVAKNGILLVDFVNRARADGMAREDAIAEAGRVRLRPIMMTSLAMIFGMLPLALGTGDGSESNRPMAQAIIGGLLTSTLLTLLVVPVVYTYLDSLRTRIRRLLGGRRALKLNEAGGK